The following coding sequences lie in one Nycticebus coucang isolate mNycCou1 chromosome 18, mNycCou1.pri, whole genome shotgun sequence genomic window:
- the LOC128569828 gene encoding transmembrane protein 126A-like: MENHKIDDAKENETHFITITGKINQLPETERNLLEHGSVYVGLNAALCGLISNSLFRRMLNVTKARIAAGLPMAVLPFLTTDIAYRSFVTLPLTTGELNCETCTVTRSGLTGLVFGSLYPIFLAIPVNAGLVARYQSAVLPEKGNILTYWIRISKPIFRKMLFPILLQTLFTAYLGSRQYKLLIKSLQLPEPGLEIH; this comes from the coding sequence ATGGAAAATCATAAAATAGATGATGCTAAGGAAAATGAAACACATTTCATTACCATAACGGGAAAAATTAACCAGCttccagaaacagaaaggaatttaCTTGAACATGGATCAGTATATGTCGGACTTAATGCTGCTCTTTGTGGCCTAATATCAAACAGTCTTTTTCGACGCATGTTGAATGTGACAAAAGCTCGTATTGCCGCTGGGTTACCAATGGCAGTGCTTCCGTTTCTGACAACAGATATAGCTTACAGAAGTTTTGTAACTTTACCTTTGACTACAGGTGAACTAAACTGTGAAACCTGTACCGTAACCCGGAGTGGACTGACTGGTCTTGTTTTTGGTAGTCTGTATCCTATATTTTTGGCTATACCAGTGAATGCTGGCCTTGTAGCCAGGTATCAGTCAGCTGTGCTACCAGAAAAAGGAAACATCTTAACATACTGGATTAGAATTTCTAAGCCTATCTTTAGAAAGAtgttatttcccattttgctCCAGACTCTGTTTACAGCATACCTTGGATCTAGACAATATAAACTACTTATAAAGTCCCTTCAATTACCTGAACCTGGCCTAGAAATTCACTAA